One Epinephelus lanceolatus isolate andai-2023 chromosome 10, ASM4190304v1, whole genome shotgun sequence genomic region harbors:
- the irx4a gene encoding iroquois-class homeodomain protein IRX-4a — MSYPQFGYPYSSAPQFLMTTNSLTTCCESTGRSIADSGVAASGQTPVYCPVYESRLLATARHELSSAAALGVYGSPYTGSQGYGNYVTYGTDASAFYSLGTFDTKDATASAHAGITQATAYYPYDPTLGQYQYDRYGSMDGGTRRKNATRETTSTLKAWLQEHRKNPYPTKGEKIMLAIITKMTLTQVSTWFANARRRLKKENKMTWPPRNKGSEEKRYDEDEDGSQEEQIKSENNEDETRSRPDKDLQLSDLDDFDTLESESSECELKHRYHMNTHMTTTGDCPAEHLIKDASLKISIPVSLGGEQDLSKSCLKTNPEDFQPDSRQQAKACYNQQQQQQAGHQILDGKPRIWSLAQTATSLNQTEYPSCMLRCQPPPSSLTPSPAATSPVTGLDNRQDSPVTTLRNWVDGVFHDPLFRHSTLSQALTNTTVSWTTNTKGAILEAERSAAALQQHQDSSKDSAMSFPKTINKLFCS; from the exons ATGTCATATCCACAATTTGGATATCCCTACTCGTCTGCTCCACAA TTCCTGATGACAACCAACTCTCTGACCACTTGCTGCGAGTCCACCGGCAGATCCATAGCCGACTCCGGAGTAGCGGCGTCCGGGCAGACACCAGTCTACTGTCCCGTGTACGAGAGCCGGCTGCTGGCCACGGCGAGGCATGAACTCAGCTCAGCCGCCGCGCTGGGCGTGTACGGGAGTCCCTACACCGGCAGTCAAGGCTATGGGAATTACGTTACATACGGCACGGACGCCTCGGCTTTCTACTCGCTG GGCACATTCGACACTAAAGATGCCACAGCTTCTGCGCATGCGGGAATAACCCAGGCAACAGCCTACTATCCTTATGATCCTACCTTGGGACAGTATCAGTATGACAG ATATGGTTCCATGGATGGGGGAACCAGGCGGAAGAACGCCACGCGCGAGACAACCAGTACGCTGAAGgcctggctgcaggagcacaggaAGAACCCGTACCCGACCAAGGGGGAGAAGATCATGCTGGCCATCATCACCAAGATGACCCTGACGCAGGTGTCCACCTGGTTCGCCAACGCCAGGAGGAGGCTCAAGAAGGAGAACAAGATGACATGGCCGCCCCGAAACAAGGGCTCAGAGGAGAAGAGATATGACGAGGATGAGGATGGGTCTCAGGAGGAGCAGATAAAAAGCGAGAACAATGAGGATG AGACCAGAAGTCGGCCTGATAAGGACCTCCAGCTGAGCGACTTGGACGATTTCGACACGCTGGAGTCTGAGAGCTCCGAGTGTGAGCTGAAGCACCGGtaccacatgaacacacacatgacaaCGACGGGCGACTGCCCCGCCGAGCACCTCATCAAGGACGCGTCTCTGAAAATCTCCATCCCAGTTTCTCTGGGAGGGGAGCAGGACTTGAGCAAAAGTTGCCTCAAAACGAACCCGGAGGATTTCCAGCCGgacagcagacagcaggcaAAGGCGTGTTAtaaccaacagcagcagcagcaggcagggcACCAGATATTAGACGGCAAACCTCGGATCTGGTCTTTGGCCCAAACTGCGACGTCCCTGAACCAGACTGAGTATCCGTCCTGTATGCTGAGGTGCCAGCCGCCGCCCTCCTCCCTCACCCCATCCCCCGCCGCTACCTCACCCGTGACCGGCCTGGACAACAGGCAGGACTCGCCGGTCACGACCCTGAGAAACTGGGTGGACGGGGTTTTCCACGACCCCTTGTTCAGGCACAGCACTTTGAGCCAGGCTCTGACCAACACCACCGTCTCTTGGACCACGAACACCAAAGGCGCCATTCTGGAGGCGGAGAGGAGCGCGGCGGCCTTGCAGCAGCACCAAGACTCCTCCAAAGACAGTGCCATGAGTTTCCCAAAAACTATCAACAAACTTTTCTGCTCGTAA